A window of the Phragmites australis chromosome 20, lpPhrAust1.1, whole genome shotgun sequence genome harbors these coding sequences:
- the LOC133901236 gene encoding disease resistance protein PIK6-NP-like has protein sequence MEATAVSLARSVLDGVLSSAGSAVADEVARLIGVPKEVEFIRNELEMMQSFLKVASAHPEAAGRTDTVRTWVKQVRDLAYDVEDCLLDFALYAARTSSSRAGSWLPGAIAERHRIAARIRDLKASVEELNQRNLRYHIAVNPAGAEEAQASFMLPDNDVDSSELAFQESDIIGRRGEKAELTTMISGPRDALRVVSVWGMGGMGKSSLVRMVHNDPNLLDEFDCDAWVTVPHPLDSADGFRKRLRKGLGLARDQDIREYLQEKRFLVIVDDLLSQDEWEHIWQVVLFDNGKGSRIIVTTRRHDVARHCAGNGHVYELKPLGDVESKNLLCQKVYKTSNYTLPEDMAEQANCILRRCRGLPLAISTIGGLLANRPKTSREWRKLHEHLGAELGSDLHNITRVIVSSYDGLPYHLKSIFLYLSIFPENHEIRRTRLLRRWMAEGYIAKNRDMPVEDVGDRFYSELIHRSMIQPSKDNPGVRADRCRVHSMVLQIILSKSIEENQLFLVDKHSNEVPQSKIRHLVVSRWKRRDEKLQNINLSCIRSLTIFGEYPASLISPKMHLLRVLDLEDTINLKNDDLKHIGELYHLRYLCLRGTDISKLPSSLQNLRYLETLDIQDTHVTQLPDGTAKLEKLQYLLAGVNFTKDLLQKMAQSGIDNHKANLFRNMAACLCCSCSECCMVSSMDQFSVRAPQGIEKLRNLHMLGVVNVGQGNGVVGRLKQLTNLTNLRRLGVTGLTEEEGQELCKSIGELRRLQRLEVRSYSLKFLAKMDKPAIPRHLDSLRLCGDLGELPKWISSLNDLVKVKLLGTQLKQTNIVHLENLRNLALLGLWENSYIEESLHFSTDTFPKLKFLDIDGLANIKTVTIEEGSMPELEQLWVNKCPSLNDDDFGLSGVPFLMDLNELVLKKCGEKKKLIDILQGQVNRHIRRPKFRIGKSYLLSSN, from the exons atggaagcGACGGCCGTGAGTTTAGCGAGATCCGTGCTGGACGGCGTCTTGAGCAGTGCCGgttccgccgtcgccgacgaggTCGCGCGCCTCATCGGGGTCCCGAAGGAGGTGGAGTTCATCCGCAACGAGCTGGAGATGATGCAGTCCTTCCTCAAGGTGGCCTCCGCCCACCCCGAGGCCGCCGGGCGCACTGACACCGTCAGGACGTGGGTGAAGCAGGTGCGCGACCTCGCGTACGACGTCGAGGACTGCCTCCTCGACTTCGCGCTCTACGCGGCCAGGACGTCGTCGTCGCGGGCCGGCTCCTGGCTCCCGGGCGCCATCGCCGAGCGCCACCGCATCGCCGCGCGGATCCGGGACCTCAAGGCCAGCGTCGAGGAGCTGAACCAGCGCAACCTGCGGTACCACATCGCTGTCAACCCAGCCGGCGCAGAGGAGGCTCAGGCGTCGTTCATGCTCCCCGACAACGACGTGGACTCATCCGAGCTGGCGTTCCAGGAGTCTGACATCATCGGCCGGCGCGGCGAGAAGGCGGAGCTGACGACGATGATCTCCGGCCCCCGCGACGCGCTGCGCGTGGTGTCGGTGTGGGGGATGGGCGGCATGGGGAAGTCGTCGCTGGTGCGCATGGTGCACAACGACCCGAATCTCCTCGACGAGTTCGACTGCGACGCGTGGGTCACCGTGCCGCACCCGCTCGACAGCGCGGACGGGTTCAGGAAGCGGCTGAGGAAGGGGCTCGGCCTGGCGCGCGATCAAGACATCCGGGAGTACCTGCAGGAGAAGCGGTTCTTGGTCATAGTGGATGACCTGCTTAGCCAGGACGAGTGGGAGCATATTTGGCAGGTCGTCCTGTTCGACAACGGCAAGGGCAGCCGTATCATCGTGACGACGCGGCGACACGACGTCGCCCGGCACTGCGCGGGGAATGGCCATGTCTACGAGCTGAAGCCACTGGGGGACGTGGAGTCCAAGAATCTCCTGTGTCAGAAG GTCTACAAAACATCTAATTATACTTTGCCGGAGGACATGGCAGAGCAAGCCAATTGTATCTTAAGGAGATGCCGGGGGCTTCCCCTTGCCATATCTACAATAGGAGGTCTCCTAGCCAACAGGCCTAAAACAAGCAGAGAATGGAGGAAGCTGCACGAACACCTTGGGGCAGAGCTGGGGTCTGACCTCCACAACATCACAAGGGTGATTGTCTCAAGTTATGACGGCTTGCCGTATCACCTGAAATCGATCTTCTTGTACCTCAGCATCTTCCCCGAGAACCATGAGATCAGACGCACCCGCTTGTTGAGGCGGTGGATGGCAGAAGGCTACATAGCAAAGAATCGTGACATGCCCGTGGAGGATGTAGGAGACCGTTTCTACAGCGAGCTAATTCACAGAAGCATGATTCAACCTTCCAAGGACAACCCTGGAGTAAGAGCTGATCGATGCCGGGTTCATAGCATGGTGCTACAGATCATCCTTTCCAAGTCAATTGAGGAGAACCAACTATTCCTCGTCGACAAGCACTCCAATGAGGTTCCACAAAGTAAGATACGGCACCTAGTAGTATCCAGATGGAAGAGGAGGGATGAGAAGCTGCAAAACATAAACTTGTCATGTATCCGTTCATTGACAATCTTCGGGGAGTACCCTGCCTCTCTCATCTCTCCAAAAATGCATCTGTTGCGAGTGCTGGACCTGGAGGACACGATCAATCTGAAGAATGATGACCTCAAGCACATAGGGGAGCTGTACCACCTAAGGTATCTGTGCCTGCGAGGAACAGATATTTCTAAACTTCCGTCTTCTTTGCAGAACCTTCGATATCTGGAGACATTAGACATCCAAGACACACATGTGACACAACTCCCTGATGGCACCGCCAAACTTGAGAAGCTACAATATCTTCTTGCCGGCGTCAACTTCACAAAAGATTTGCTGCAGAAGATGGCACAGTCGGGGATTGACAACCACAAGGCCAACCTTTTCAGAAACATGGCAGCCTGTTTATGTTGCAGTTGTAGCGAGTGTTGCATGGTTTCTAGCATGGATCAGTTCAGCGTAAGGGCTCCCCAAGGAATCGAGAAGTTAAGGAACTTGCACATGTTGGGTGTGGTCAATGTTGGCCAGGGCAATGGAGTGGTAGGGAGGCTCAAGCAGCTGACAAACTTGACAAACTTGCGAAGGTTAGGGGTCACAGGACTCACCGAGGAAGAAGGGCAGGAGCTATGCAAGTCGATTGGCGAGCTCCGTCGATTGCAAAGGCTGGAAGTGCGTTCTTATTCACTTAAATTCCTTGCCAAAATGGATAAACCAGCAATACCAAGACATCTAGATTCATTGAGGCTGTGTGGTGATCTCGGCGAGCTGCCTAAATGGATTAGTTCACTCAACGATCTAGTTAAGGTAAAGCTGCTAGGGACACAACTGAAGCAGACAAACATTGTGCACCTTGAGAACCTGCGCAACCTAGCTTTGTTAGGTCTTTGGGAGAACTCCTACATAGAGGAGTCGTTGCATTTCAGCACTGATACATTCCCAAAGCTCAAGTTCCTTGACATTGACGGGCTAGCAAATATTAAAACAGTGACAATAGAGGAAGGCTCAATGCCTGAGCTTGAGCAACTTTGGGTGAACAAGTGCCCATCACTAAACGACGACGATTTTGGCTTGTCTGGAGTGCCATTCCTGATGGACCTGAATGAGCTTGTTCTGAAGAAATGTGGCGAGAAAAAGAAGCTGATTGACATATTGCAAGGACAAGTTAATAGACACATTAGACGCCCTAAATTCCGAATTGGCAAGTCATATCTACTTTCTAGCAACTAG
- the LOC133901169 gene encoding protein tesmin/TSO1-like CXC 6: MTVSLARSVLDGVLSSASSAIADEVACLLKVTSAHPEAAGETREDPNNTPASAHHKRGCNCKKSSYLKKYCECCRI, encoded by the exons ATGACCGTGAGCTTGGCGAGGTCCGTGCTCGATGGCGTCCTGAGCAGCGCCAGTTCTGCCATCGCCGATGAGGTCGCGTGCCTGCTCAAGGTGACCTCCGCCCACCCTGAGGCCGCTGGGGAAACTAGG GAAGATCCCAACAATACTCCCGCTTCAGCTCATCACAAGAGAGGATGCAATTGCAAGAAGTCTAGCTATCTCAAGAAATACTGTGAATGTTGTCGG ATTTGA